Genomic segment of Chloroflexota bacterium:
AGTTGCCATGCTCCCGCCAAAATCAGTGCCAGATATATCCATTGTTGATTGCGGGCGATCCATAGAATCGCGTCGGCCATTCATCCTGCCAAATCTTACCGCCAGACACCAAGTGCCGCTTCGCGCCCCTACGCTTCGCTCCGGTGCTTCGCAAAGACACTGGGTGTCTGGTAGCGAGCGTCACCCCTTCGGAAGATTCTTCAACACGCCGCGCAACACCGCCGTCAGGCGGGGAGCGACGAGACGGCCCGTCTCCAGCACTTCGTCGTGCGTCGTCTCCTTGTCGCCGCTCAGGTTCACCATGTTGCTGATGGTTGAGATGCCCAGCACCTTCATCGCGCCGTGCCGGGCCACAGTCACTTCAGGCACGGTGGACATGCCGACCGCATCCACGCCGATGAGTTTGAGGAAGCGCAGGTCGGCGGGTGTTTCAAACGACGGCCCGGCCAGGCAAGCATACACGCCCTGTTGCAACTTGATCCCCGCTTCTTCGGCGGCGCGCAAAGCGTTGGCCCGCAGGCCGGGATCGTAAGCGTCTTTCATGTCGGGGAAACGCGGGCCGAGGGTGTCGTCGTTGGGGCCGCGCAGGGGGCTGAACCCGGCCATGCCGATGAGGTTGAGGTGATCGGTGATAAGCATGAGGTCGCCGGCGCTGAAGTTTTCGTTGATGCCGCCGGAGGCGTTGGTGACGATGAGGGTGTGGATGCCCAGGGCGCGCATGGCCCGCACCGGAAAGGTGACGGTGGCCATCGAATGGCCTTCGTAAAAATGCACCCGCCCCTGTTGAACGAGCACGGTCTGCCCTTCCACCTGGCCGATGACGATCCGGCCGGAATGGCCGTGAACGGTGGAGCGCGGCCAGTGCGGGATGTCGGTGCTGGGGATGATGTCGGCCTCTTCGACCGAGTCGGCTAACCCGCCGAGGCCGGAGCCAAGCACGAGTCCGACCGCCGGTCTGTGTTTTGTCCGTTGTCGAATAAAGTCCGCCGCCTGATCAAATTGGGCGCGGGTGTAAGTCTCAGTCATTCGTTTTCTCC
This window contains:
- a CDS encoding purine-nucleoside phosphorylase, with product MTETYTRAQFDQAADFIRQRTKHRPAVGLVLGSGLGGLADSVEEADIIPSTDIPHWPRSTVHGHSGRIVIGQVEGQTVLVQQGRVHFYEGHSMATVTFPVRAMRALGIHTLIVTNASGGINENFSAGDLMLITDHLNLIGMAGFSPLRGPNDDTLGPRFPDMKDAYDPGLRANALRAAEEAGIKLQQGVYACLAGPSFETPADLRFLKLIGVDAVGMSTVPEVTVARHGAMKVLGISTISNMVNLSGDKETTHDEVLETGRLVAPRLTAVLRGVLKNLPKG